A single Drosophila ananassae strain 14024-0371.13 chromosome 3L, ASM1763931v2, whole genome shotgun sequence DNA region contains:
- the LOC6496223 gene encoding ankyrin repeat domain-containing protein 13D isoform X1: MRTVEEIRAEYPLHWHIWHGELEQLQEAIDQNENDKEKIDPRGRTPLMLAVRVANLACVKCLLTAKCNATYEHEGWSIVQEAVCTGDVDILTAIIEVRDLQRHVQRVTHVPKLLQHLLDAPDFYIEMKWEFTSWVPLMSRLCPSDTYKVYKRGANVRIDTTLLGFDNNTWQRGNRSYIFKGAKETATMIEIDHDTHEVMVAQMSSDIGDIVAIPPPLGTVRARLNAPVITNNIEMDKISFERNKCGIWGWRSEKSEVINGYNCKVYGASNVEFVTKTRMDHLSEEQIKNKTARTPLHSLLGIADEDYVPPADATAASKERTPSPRLGDSSPTRIENGSSSSPSGMQSNGCTSACASVASTPKSSVSPEEYFSPDVDLQGRDVGGPKNLSTKVQRFKANLWLAEEHPIRLQEQVLPILDLMSTMASPHVSKLRDFITMQLPAGFPVKVEIPLFHVLNACITFGNVFALTSPVDHVATLQEPDRVTCLVDDRCFDVPVSYTNRGSDSRRQMPIDEDDMLQYAIEQSLVETRGGGGACGVDARDDDKVDIWEVLKGQNVVGSDLLPEDDEQLQRVLQESLMGAHGNAQSGSPVSEDDDDGGFRYMDPDLAMAMRLSQQDQRKYELERQQEQEMIDQALKLSLQEH, translated from the exons ATGAGAACCGTGGAGGAAATCCGGGCGGAGTACCCGCTGCACTGGCACATCTGGCACGGCGAGCTCGAGCAGCTGCAGGAGGCCATCGACCAG AACGAGAACGATAAGGAGAAAATCGATCCCCGTGGGCGGACTCCCCTGATGCTGGCCGTCCGAGTGGCAAATTTGGCCTGTGTTAAGTGCCTGTTGACGGCCAAGTGCAACGCCACTTACGAGCACGAGGGCTGGTCCA TCGTCCAAGAGGCTGTTTGCACGGGTGATGTAGATATCCTTACGGCCATCATTGAGGTTAGAGATCTCCAGCGCCATGTACAGCGAGTCACGCATGTTCCCAAGCTGCTGCAGCACCTGCTGGATGCTCCCGATTTTTACATTGAAATGAAGTGGGAATTCACCTCCTGGGTGCCCCTAATGTCGCGACTGTGTCCCAGCGACACCTACAAGGTTTACAAGAGAGGAGCCAACGTTAGGATAGACACTACGCTTTTGGGCTTTGACAACAATACTTGGCAGCGGGGCAACCGTTCATATATCTTTAAAGGAGCTA AGGAAACCGCCACCATGATCGAAATCGACCACGACACGCACGAAGTGATGGTAGCACAAATGAGCAGCGATATTGGTGACATTGTAGCCATTCCACCTCCCCTGGGTACGGTGAGGGCGCGACTAAATGCTCCAGTAATCACCAACAATATTGAGATGGACAAGATTAGTTTTGAACGGAACAAATGCGGTATTTGGGGCTGGCGTAGCGAGAAATCGGAAGTAATCAATGGATACAACTGCAAGGTGTACGGCGCCAGTAATGTTGAGTTTGTAACCAAGACTAGGATGGATCACCTAAGCGAGGAGCAGATTAAG AACAAGACAGCGCGGACACCCTTGCATAGCTTACTAGGAATAGCCGATGAGGATTATGTACCCCCCGCCGATGCTACCGCTGCCTCTAAAGAGCGC acACCGTCGCCTCGATTGGGAGATAGTTCCCCAACACGAATTGAAAACGGCAGCAGTTCTTCTCCCTCAGGAATGCAAAGTAACGGCTGCACCTCTGCCTGCGCATCCGTTGCAAGCACTCCCAAATCTTCCGTTTCTCCCGAGGAGTACTTCAGTCCGGATGTGGATCTCCAGGGACGCGATGTGGGCGGTCCCAAAAATCTGAGCACAAAGGTTCAGCGCTTTAAGGCCAATCTTTGGTTAGCCGAAGAGCATCCGATACGGCTCCAGGAGCAGGTGCTACCCATCTTGGACCTCATGTCCACCATGGCTAGTCCTCATGTTTCCAAATTGCGAGACTTTATCACAATGCAGCTTCCGGCTGGGTTCCCGGTAAAGGTGGAAATCCCGCTCTTTCATGTCCTCAATGCCTGCATTACTTTTGGCAACGTGTTTGCCCTTACCTCGCCCGTGGACCACGTAGCCACTCTGCAAGAACCAGACCGGGTTACGTGCCTGGTGGACGATCGGTGTTTTGATGTTCCGGTTAGCTACACAAATCGTGGGAGCGATTCACGGCGGCAGATGCCAATAGACGAGGACGACATGCTCCAGTACGCTATTGAACAAAGTTTGGTGGAGACCAGAGGAGGTGGAGGCGCATGTGGCGTAGACGCCCGTGATGACGATAAAGTGGACATTTGGGAGGTGCTGAAAGGACAGAACGTCGTTGGATCGGATCTCCTTCCCGAGGATGATGAGCAACTACAGCG AGTACTTCAAGAGTCGTTAATGGGCGCCCATGGAAATGCCCAAAGTGGTTCTCCAGTCTCCGAGGACGACGATGACGGTGGATTCCGGTATATGGACCCCGATTTGGCCATGGCCATGAGACTGTCACAGCAGGATCAAAGGAAATACGAGTTGGAACGGCAACAGGAACAGGAGATGATAGATCAAGCACTGAAGCTGAGCCTGCAGGAGCACTAA
- the LOC6496223 gene encoding ankyrin repeat domain-containing protein 13D isoform X2, translated as MRTVEEIRAEYPLHWHIWHGELEQLQEAIDQNENDKEKIDPRGRTPLMLAVRVANLACVKCLLTAKCNATYEHEGWSIVQEAVCTGDVDILTAIIEVRDLQRHVQRVTHVPKLLQHLLDAPDFYIEMKWEFTSWVPLMSRLCPSDTYKVYKRGANVRIDTTLLGFDNNTWQRGNRSYIFKGAKETATMIEIDHDTHEVMVAQMSSDIGDIVAIPPPLGTVRARLNAPVITNNIEMDKISFERNKCGIWGWRSEKSEVINGYNCKVYGASNVEFVTKTRMDHLSEEQIKNKTARTPLHSLLGIADEDYVPPADATAASKERTPSPRLGDSSPTRIENGSSSSPSGMQSNGCTSACASVASTPKSSVSPEEYFSPDVDLQGRDVGGPKNLSTKVQRFKANLWLAEEHPIRLQEQVLPILDLMSTMASPHVSKLRDFITMQLPAGFPVKVEIPLFHVLNACITFGNVFALTSPVDHVATLQEPDRVTCLVDDRCFDVPVSYTNRGSDSRRQMPIDEDDMLQYAIEQSLVETRGGGGACGVDARDDDKVDIWEVLKGQNVVGSDLLPEDDEQLQRPHCFSSHYYLSPHRQQYGRHSPSPKHHPQSFPHSQLQLEPEARGRSASAGAQFKNDISYMKKIFK; from the exons ATGAGAACCGTGGAGGAAATCCGGGCGGAGTACCCGCTGCACTGGCACATCTGGCACGGCGAGCTCGAGCAGCTGCAGGAGGCCATCGACCAG AACGAGAACGATAAGGAGAAAATCGATCCCCGTGGGCGGACTCCCCTGATGCTGGCCGTCCGAGTGGCAAATTTGGCCTGTGTTAAGTGCCTGTTGACGGCCAAGTGCAACGCCACTTACGAGCACGAGGGCTGGTCCA TCGTCCAAGAGGCTGTTTGCACGGGTGATGTAGATATCCTTACGGCCATCATTGAGGTTAGAGATCTCCAGCGCCATGTACAGCGAGTCACGCATGTTCCCAAGCTGCTGCAGCACCTGCTGGATGCTCCCGATTTTTACATTGAAATGAAGTGGGAATTCACCTCCTGGGTGCCCCTAATGTCGCGACTGTGTCCCAGCGACACCTACAAGGTTTACAAGAGAGGAGCCAACGTTAGGATAGACACTACGCTTTTGGGCTTTGACAACAATACTTGGCAGCGGGGCAACCGTTCATATATCTTTAAAGGAGCTA AGGAAACCGCCACCATGATCGAAATCGACCACGACACGCACGAAGTGATGGTAGCACAAATGAGCAGCGATATTGGTGACATTGTAGCCATTCCACCTCCCCTGGGTACGGTGAGGGCGCGACTAAATGCTCCAGTAATCACCAACAATATTGAGATGGACAAGATTAGTTTTGAACGGAACAAATGCGGTATTTGGGGCTGGCGTAGCGAGAAATCGGAAGTAATCAATGGATACAACTGCAAGGTGTACGGCGCCAGTAATGTTGAGTTTGTAACCAAGACTAGGATGGATCACCTAAGCGAGGAGCAGATTAAG AACAAGACAGCGCGGACACCCTTGCATAGCTTACTAGGAATAGCCGATGAGGATTATGTACCCCCCGCCGATGCTACCGCTGCCTCTAAAGAGCGC acACCGTCGCCTCGATTGGGAGATAGTTCCCCAACACGAATTGAAAACGGCAGCAGTTCTTCTCCCTCAGGAATGCAAAGTAACGGCTGCACCTCTGCCTGCGCATCCGTTGCAAGCACTCCCAAATCTTCCGTTTCTCCCGAGGAGTACTTCAGTCCGGATGTGGATCTCCAGGGACGCGATGTGGGCGGTCCCAAAAATCTGAGCACAAAGGTTCAGCGCTTTAAGGCCAATCTTTGGTTAGCCGAAGAGCATCCGATACGGCTCCAGGAGCAGGTGCTACCCATCTTGGACCTCATGTCCACCATGGCTAGTCCTCATGTTTCCAAATTGCGAGACTTTATCACAATGCAGCTTCCGGCTGGGTTCCCGGTAAAGGTGGAAATCCCGCTCTTTCATGTCCTCAATGCCTGCATTACTTTTGGCAACGTGTTTGCCCTTACCTCGCCCGTGGACCACGTAGCCACTCTGCAAGAACCAGACCGGGTTACGTGCCTGGTGGACGATCGGTGTTTTGATGTTCCGGTTAGCTACACAAATCGTGGGAGCGATTCACGGCGGCAGATGCCAATAGACGAGGACGACATGCTCCAGTACGCTATTGAACAAAGTTTGGTGGAGACCAGAGGAGGTGGAGGCGCATGTGGCGTAGACGCCCGTGATGACGATAAAGTGGACATTTGGGAGGTGCTGAAAGGACAGAACGTCGTTGGATCGGATCTCCTTCCCGAGGATGATGAGCAACTACAGCG TCCCCATTGCTTTTCCTCCCACTACTACCTCTCTCCACATCGCCAGCAATACGGGCGACATTCCCCCTCTCCTAAGCACCATCCCCAATCCTTTCCACACTCTCAGCTCCAACTGGAGCCAGAAGCGCGTGGACGTTCCGCTTCAGCTGGGGCGCAGTTCAAAAACGACATAAGCTACATGAAAAAGATCTTCAAGTAG
- the LOC6494354 gene encoding exostosin-3, translated as MSPALDLGNSVEPYHNLDSGSVGKDTSPCTSSSPSVRHAMGQGTSWLRQCRRYKLLAVILMLLFFVSCLAYRILSSEQDAPSLDVHRSSPLLDAYEDFSAMRAGDLKMRIEELVRIKSTVSVELRELESRRQKLQSDISQYNQKIEELKQELLREQTELERLKISVEQAQVAQREAVQRNTPDLALPRSLLPNTLPRRMSPISWGMAASCEMHNCFNHSRCSLTSGFPVYLYDPDEHSVQKHGYDIDGFLKTTIKQTLGYNAHIVRDPKMACIYLVLVGEALLEQDLLRNNRYAAQEAEQQVPSTPGQADECPVDMEKLYRLPYWGGDGRNHVLLNLARRDLSSRRTNPLHKQNTMRAIVVQSAFEREQFRPGYDIIVPPILGPPGGDVWQECAGMVPARRKYLLTFQGELRPKQKASVRLDDFIIEHLTDMANGATQDQFVLQFQCNPATEQQEADSVPDWTLCGSDSSRKQLLKDSTFVLILPPLNGRVSSTLMLARIYEALRSGAIPVILGSDELRLPYAETLDWRRTALLLPKARITELHFLLRAVQDADLLLLRRQGRLIWERYLSSVQATVDTVIASLRDRLGIPPRPVPSVQAQSVFNSTFTPLKSDPPVGIDTEPEESLGPIEPPYPSPAFRRNYTILRMQAKEAWNDWVDPFYLYPQLPFDPALPSEAKFLGSHTGFRPIGKGLGGAGKEFGEALGGNYPREQFTIVMLTYEREQVLMDSLGRLYGLPYLHKVVVVWNSPKPPLDDLRWPDIGVPVAVVRAPRNSLNNRFLPFDVIETEAVLSVDDDAHLRHDEILFGFRVWREHRDRVVGFPGRYHAWDLGNPNGQWHYNSNYSCELSMVLTGAAFVHKYYLYLYTYHLPQAIRDKVDEYMNCEDIAMNFLVSHMTRKPPVKVTSRWTFRCPGCPVSLSEDDTHFQERHKCINFFSRVFGYTPLLNTQFRADSILFKTRIPHDKQKCFKYI; from the exons ATGTCCCCGGCGTTAGACCTGGGTAACTCTGTAGAGCCGTACCACAACCTGGACAGCGGAAGCGTTGGAAAGGACACCTCACCTTGCACCTCTTCCTCACCATCGGTCCGTCACGCAATGGGGCAGGGAACGTCATGGCTGCGACAATGTCGGCGGTACAAACTTCTTGCCGTGATCCTAATGCTGCTATTTTTCGTATCCTGCCTTGCATATAGAATACTTAGT TCTGAGCAGGATGCTCCGTCCTTGGATGTGCACCGCAGTTCCCCTCTACTGGATGCCTATGAAGACTTTTCTGCTATGcgagccggagatcttaaaaTGCGCATAGAGGAGTTAGTTCGAATAAAG AGTACAGTTTCGGTGGAACTGCGAGAACTGGAGTCCCGACGCCAAAAGCTGCAGTCTGACATCAGTCAATACAATCAAAAAATCGAGGAGCTTAAACAGGAGCTATTGCGAGAGCAAACAGAACTAGAGCGCCTTAAAATCTCAGTGGAGCAAGCCCAGGTGGCTCAGCGGGAAGCAGTGCAACGGAATACACCCGATCTAGCCTTGCCGCGCTCTCTATTGCCAAACACCTTGCCTCGAAGGATGAGTCCTATTTCATGGGGCATGGCAGCCAGCTGCGAAATGCACAACTGCTTCAATCATTCTCGATGTAGTTTGACCTCTGGCTTTCCTGTGTACCTGTACGACCCGGATGAACATAGCGTGCAAAAACATGGTTATGATATTGACGGTTTCTTAAAGACCACTATTAAGCAAACATTGGGATACAATGCGCATATTGTAAGAGACCCTAAAATGGCGTGCATTTATTTGGTGCTCGTGGGTGAGGCTCTTCTGGAGCAGGATTTGTTAAGGAACAATCGGTACGCGGCACAGGAAGCCGAGCAGCAGGTTCCCTCCACTCCGGGTCAAGCAGACGAATGCCCTGTGGATATGGAAAAATTATATCGGTTGCCATACTGGGGCGGCGATGGACGAAACCATGTACTGCTAAACCTTGCTCGGAGGGACCTCTCTTCACGACGCACAAATCCGCTTCACAAGCAAAACACCATGCGCGCCATTGTCGTGCAGAGTGCATTCGAACGGGAACAATTCAGACCTGGCTATGATATCATTGTGCCGCCAATATTAGGTCCCCCAGGTGGAGATGTTTGGCAGGAGTGTGCTGGGATGGTTCCAGCTAGGCGGAAGTACCTGCTTACATTCCAGGGTGAGTTAAGACCAAAGCAAAAAGCCTCAGTGAGGTTGGATGATTTTATAATCGAGCACCTGACGGATATGGCCAATGGAGCTACGCAGGACCAGTTTGTGCTCCAATTCCAGTGTAATCCAGCCACGGAACAGCAAGAGGCAGACTCTGTGCCGGACTGGACACTCTGTGGCTCAGACTCTTCCCGAAAGCAACTACTGAAAGATTCTACTTTTGTTTTGATTCTGCCTCCTTTAAACGGAAGAGTGTCATCTACGCTGATGCTTGCTAGGATTTACGAAGCTTTGCGTTCAGGAGCCATACCAGTGATCCTAGGATCTGATGAGCTTCGCCTACCATATGCTGAAACACTAGACTGGAGGCGGACTGCACTTCTCCTTCCTAAAGCTCGAATCACAGAACTCCACTTCCTGCTACGCGCTGTTCAAGATGCGGATTTGCTTTTGCTGCGTCGCCAGGGACGGCTTATTTGGGAGCGATACCTCAGCTCGGTGCAGGCCACAGTCGATACGGTTATTGCCAGTTTGCGTGATCGATTGGGAATTCCGCCAAGACCAGTTCCATCAGTGCAGGCGCAGAGTGTTTTTAATAGCACTTTTACACCATTAAAATCAGATCCACCGGTTGGTATTGATACAGAACCAGAAGAGTCTCTGGGCCCTATCGAGCCACCATATCCCAGCCCGGCCTTTCGACGAAATTACACTATCCTGCGGATGCAAGCTAAGGAAGCCTGGAATGACTGGGTAGACCCATTTTACCTCTACCCTCAGTTGCCCTTCGACCCGGCTCTGCCTTCCGAAGCTAAGTTCTTGGGCTCTCACACAGGATTCCGGCCCATCGGAAAGGGACTTGGCGGCGCAGGTAAAGAATTTGGAGAAGCATTGGGCGGAAACTATCCACGAGAGCAATTCACGATCGTGATGTTAACCTACGAAAGGGAACAGGTGCTAATGGATTCATTGGGCAGGTTGTACGGACTTCCCTATTTGCACAAAGTTGTCGTGGTTTGGAACTCCCCCAAGCCGCCATTAGACGATCTACGTTGGCCGGATATCGGAGTGCCGGTAGCTGTTGTGCGAGCTCCTAGAAATTCCCTGAACAACCGGTTTCTTCCCTTTGATGTTATTGAAACGGAGGCAGTGCTTTCCGTAGACGATGATGCACATTTAAGGCACGATGAGATTCTCTTCGGATTCCGCGTATGGCGTGAGCACCGTGACCGGGTTGTGGGCTTTCCCGGCCGCTATCATGCGTGGGATTTGGGTAATCCGAACGGCCAGTGGCACTACAACTCCAATTACAGCTGCGAACTAAGCATGGTCCTGACGGGCGCTGCCTTTGTACACAAGTACTACCTGTACCTCTACACCTATCACCTGCCTCAGGCAATTCGCGATAAAGTGGATGAGTACATGAACTGCGAGGACATTGCAATGAACTTTCTTGTGTCGCACATGACGAGAAAGCCGCCTGTAAAAGTCACATCCAGGTGGACCTTCCGCTGTCCTGGTTGCCCGGTTTCACTTAGCGAAGACGATACGCACTTCCAGGAGCGGCATAAGTGCATAAACTTTTTCAGCCGCGTGTTTGGCTACACGCCGCTATTGAACACTCAGTTCCGAGCGGACTCCATCCTGTTCAAGACGCGCATACCGCACGATAAGCAAAAGTGCTTCAAGTACATCTAG
- the LOC26513973 gene encoding uncharacterized protein LOC26513973: MRKRYKGMEASCVDVGGLFLGRVRPATRDFLGGVIDGMGVGAGPAHTHMAACIVRTASASATLAAASYGLASTSAERMAAEERRFMEAASTSLWKWPGQHQRRSREEVGGGTVAAASSEIFGNGGSSAAPDGRHVGVSHRAAPFPRKLYMERRRRRHGQPLMVRRHSRRQVVAVVRVRVPEEEVVRCVSRRRR; this comes from the exons atgag GAAACGATACAAAGGCATGGAGGCAAGCTGCGTTGATGTCGGCGGGTTGTTTTTAGGCCGCGTTCGGCCTGCAACGAGGGATTTTCTTGGAGGCGTCATCGATGGAATGGGAGTCGGCGCCGGGCCAGCGCACACACACATGGCTGCATGCATCGTCAG aacGGCGTCAGCGTCGGCAACATTGGCTGCGGCGTCGTATGGGTTGGCGTCGACGTCGGCAGAGAGGATGGCTGCAGAGGAACGCCGATTCATGGAAGCGGCGTCAACAAGTTTGTGGAAGTGGCCGGGGCAGCATCAGCGGCGTAGCAG GGAAGAAGTCGGCGGCGGCACGGTGGCAGCAGCTTCGTCGGAAATTTTTGGcaacggcggcagcagcgcaGCTCCAGACGGGCGTCATGTCGGCGTCTCACATCGGGCCGCGCCGTTTCCACGAAAGCTGTATATGGAAAGGCGACGGCGGAGGCATGGCCAGCCACTGATGGTGCGTAGGCATAGTAGGCGTCAG GTCGTCGCCGTGGTCAGGGTGCGTGTCCCGGAGGAGGAGGTAGTCAGGTGCGTGTCCCGGAGGAGGAGGTAG